One genomic segment of Ipomoea triloba cultivar NCNSP0323 chromosome 9, ASM357664v1 includes these proteins:
- the LOC116030328 gene encoding uncharacterized protein LOC116030328 has protein sequence MASVKFSLVLLLALTLSFQAIVFADIICENLPENVCAFSVSSSAKRCVLENLIEDDGKVEYQCKTSGVVVGNNVAEYIETDLCVEACGVDRESIGMSSDSLLDPTFMTKLCSPACYHNCPNIVDLYFNLALGEGVFLPNLCQKQSGSLQLQSDGATTAATPRRGMAEIFGNAVAPVADTATAATPRRGMAEIFGNAVAPVADTATQQSYPRRAMIESSDRAEAPAPISSDDLLY, from the coding sequence ATGGCTTCCGTGAAATTCTCATTGGTTCTTTTATTGGCTCTCACCCTCTCCTTCCAAGCCATTGTTTTCGCTGATATTATCTGCGAGAACTTGCCCGAAAATGTTTGTGCCTTTTCTGTCTCATCCTCGGCAAAGAGGTGCGTGTTAGAGAACTTGATCGAGGACGACGGGAAAGTGGAGTACCAGTGCAAGACGTCAGGGGTGGTGGTCGGGAATAACGTAGCGGAATACATAGAGACTGACTTGTGCGTGGAAGCATGTGGGGTCGATCGGGAATCTATTGGCATGTCGTCGGATTCCTTGCTTGACCCCACATTCATGACTAAGCTTTGCTCCCCCGCATGTTACCATAATTGCCCCAACATCGTTGACCTCTACTTCAACTTGGCCTTGGGTGAAGGAGTGTTCTTGCCCAACTTGTGCCAGAAGCAAAGTGGTAGCCTCCAACTTCAGAGCGACGGTGCTACTACTGCTGCTACTCCACGCCGCGGCATGGCTGAAATTTTCGGCAATGCTGTGGCGCCTGTTGCTGATACCGCTACTGCTGCTACTCCACGCCGCGGCATGGCTGAAATTTTCGGCAATGCTGTGGCGCCTGTTGCTGATACCGCTACACAACAAAGCTATCCTCGTCGTGCCATGATTGAGAGCAGTGACAGGGCAGAGGCACCTGCCCCCATTTCTAGTGATGATCTTTTATATTAG
- the LOC116030327 gene encoding 40S ribosomal protein S3-3-like yields the protein MATQMSKKRKFVADGVFFAELNEVLTRELAEDGYSGIEVRVTPVRTEIIIRATRTQNVLGEKGRRIRELTSVVQKRFKFEENTVELYAEKVNNRGLCAIAQAESLRYKLLGGLAVRRACYGVLRFVMESGAKGCEVIVSGKLRAQRAKSMKFKDGYMISSGQPVKEYIDTAVRHILMRQGVLGIKVKIMLDWDPKGKQGPMTPLPDLVTIHPPKEEEEYARAPIMAPPTDIEVPAVI from the exons ATGGCGACTCAGATGAGCAAGAAGCGAAAG TTTGTGGCGGATGGAGTGTTCTTCGCTGAGTTGAACGAGGTGTTGACGCGTGAGTTGGCGGAGGATGGATACTCTGGCATCGAGGTTAGGGTTACTCCCGTCAGGACGGAGATCATCATCCGAGCCACTCGTACTCAGAACGTTCTCG GTGAGAAAGGAAGAAGGATTCGGGAACTGACATCAGTTGTGCAAAAAAGGTTCAAGTTTGAGGAGAACACTGTGGAATTGTATGCAGAGAAGGTGAACAATAGGGGGCTTTGTGCCATTGCCCAGGCTGAATCCCTGCGTTACAAGCTGCTTGGTGGCCTGGCAGTCAGGAG GGCGTGCTATGGTGTTCTGAGGTTTGTCATGGAAAGTGGAGCCAAGGGTTGTGAG GTCATTGTCAGCGGAAAGCTGAGGGCTCAGCGTGCTAAATCCATGAAGTTCAAGGACGGTTACATGATTTCTTCTGGTCAACCCGTCAAGGAATACATAGACACTGCTGTCAGACACATTCTCATGAGACAG GGAGTGCTTGGAATCAAGGTTAAGATCATGCTTGATTGGGACCCCAAGGGAAAGCAAGGCCCCATGACCCCTCTGCCAGATCTTGTCACTATTCATCCtcccaaggaagaagaagagtatGCCAGGGCACCCATAATGGCTCCCCCAACTGATATTGAAGTCCCAGCAGTTATATAG
- the LOC116030592 gene encoding cyclin-D4-1-like isoform X1: protein MTFLFRRMPESSPLNAGMQLDPVPDPSFIIRLFESEHNHVPHPDYRVQLLRHRPVHLAARQDSINWILKVHAHYHFNPATAFLSINYFDRFLSLHTLPVGGWPLQLLSVACLSLAAKMEEPNAPVLMELQLFDPKYVFEPKTIQKMELRVMHALNWRLHSVTPFDYLDYFVSELRISRPPDPRRRFEDIIRTFPDFVLNTARVTDFLGFPPSVIAAAAVITAVGDAMDIPESFYNRVDKEKVQSCHRLMEEYLAAPPLPPEAYSPCGVLDAADCGSCDTRSEDPVLVSGTSSDAAPIAGAHPPPELKRLKSSTADVQEEQ, encoded by the exons ATGACCTTTCTTTTCCGGCGTATGCCGGAGAGCTCACCGTTAAACGCCGGAATGCAATTGGACCCGGTTCCAGATCCATCCTTCATTATCCGGCTATTCGAGTCGGAGCATAACCACGTGCCCCACCCGGATTACCGTGTCCAACTTCTCCGTCACCGGCCAGTCCACCTCGCCGCACGGCAGGACTCCATTAATTGGATTCTCAag GTCCACGCGCATTATCACTTCAACCCTGCAACTGCGTTTCTCTCCATCAACTACTTTGACCGTTTTCTTTCCCTCCACACCTTACCG GTCGGCGGGTGGCCGCTGCAGCTGTTGTCGGTGGCGTGTTTGTCTCTGGCGGCGAAGATGGAGGAGCCAAACGCGCCGGTGCTGATGGAGTTGCAGCTGTTTGACCCGAAATACGTTTTCGAGCCGAAAACCATCCAGAAAATGGAGCTCCGAGTCATGCACGCTCTCAATTGGCGCCTTCACTCTGTTACTCCTTTTGACTACCTTGATTACTTTGTCTCCGAGCTCCGTATTTCCCGGCCGCCGGATCCTCGCCGCCGGTTTGAAGATATTATTCGCACCTTCCCGGATTTCGTTCTCAACACCGCCCGTG TGACAGACTTCTTGGGATTCCCGCCGTCGGTGATAGCAGCGGCTGCCGTGATAACTGCCGTTGGTGACGCCATGGATATTCCAGAAAGCTTCTACAATAGAGTAGATAAA GAAAAGGTGCAGAGCTGCCACCGGCTAATGGAGGAGTACCTGGCGGCGCCGCCGCTGCCGCCTGAAGCTTACAGCCCCTGCGGCGTTCTCGACGCGGCGGATTGCGGCAGTTGCGACACGCGCTCGGAAGATCCCGTTTTAGTTTCCGGCACTTCTTCAGACGCCGCGCCGATCGCCGGAGCTCATCCGCCGCCAGAACTGAAGAGGCTAAAATCATCCACCGCCGATGTACAGGAAGAACAATAA
- the LOC116030592 gene encoding cyclin-D4-1-like isoform X2, which translates to MTFLFRRMPESSPLNAGMQLDPVPDPSFIIRLFESEHNHVPHPDYRVQLLRHRPVHLAARQDSINWILKVHAHYHFNPATAFLSINYFDRFLSLHTLPVGGWPLQLLSVACLSLAAKMEEPNAPVLMELQLFDPKYVFEPKTIQKMELRVMHALNWRLHSVTPFDYLDYFVSELRISRPPDPRRRFEDIIRTFPDFVLNTARVTDFLGFPPSVIAAAAVITAVGDAMDIPESFYNRVDKVRGKGAELPPANGGVPGGAAAAA; encoded by the exons ATGACCTTTCTTTTCCGGCGTATGCCGGAGAGCTCACCGTTAAACGCCGGAATGCAATTGGACCCGGTTCCAGATCCATCCTTCATTATCCGGCTATTCGAGTCGGAGCATAACCACGTGCCCCACCCGGATTACCGTGTCCAACTTCTCCGTCACCGGCCAGTCCACCTCGCCGCACGGCAGGACTCCATTAATTGGATTCTCAag GTCCACGCGCATTATCACTTCAACCCTGCAACTGCGTTTCTCTCCATCAACTACTTTGACCGTTTTCTTTCCCTCCACACCTTACCG GTCGGCGGGTGGCCGCTGCAGCTGTTGTCGGTGGCGTGTTTGTCTCTGGCGGCGAAGATGGAGGAGCCAAACGCGCCGGTGCTGATGGAGTTGCAGCTGTTTGACCCGAAATACGTTTTCGAGCCGAAAACCATCCAGAAAATGGAGCTCCGAGTCATGCACGCTCTCAATTGGCGCCTTCACTCTGTTACTCCTTTTGACTACCTTGATTACTTTGTCTCCGAGCTCCGTATTTCCCGGCCGCCGGATCCTCGCCGCCGGTTTGAAGATATTATTCGCACCTTCCCGGATTTCGTTCTCAACACCGCCCGTG TGACAGACTTCTTGGGATTCCCGCCGTCGGTGATAGCAGCGGCTGCCGTGATAACTGCCGTTGGTGACGCCATGGATATTCCAGAAAGCTTCTACAATAGAGTAGATAAAGTACGgg GAAAAGGTGCAGAGCTGCCACCGGCTAATGGAGGAGTACCTGGCGGCGCCGCCGCTGCCGCCTGA